From the genome of Acaryochloris sp. CCMEE 5410, one region includes:
- a CDS encoding tyrosine-type recombinase/integrase, giving the protein METSGLVRLEIDESAVDVDLLRAVLVEKTKPSTREGYTKDLVDFFLFVTQGEMVYGVEGPKRKSEIKAQVKVELSRLSQSFVGIGRLKALELAARYRECMMQRGLQANTINRRLSAVKSMVRMARRLEMCDWTLAEVDGLTVKPYRDTRGITASQFRLMMVFVNRFSLAGARDFAMLTLLWEAGLRRSELVGCDVRHFDSEQKRLSILGKGRNEREWIDLTESGVRAISEWLEQREVYALTEPLFISLDRANWGSRLSGTSVYRIVRALAKKAGVSENFGPHKVRHSGTTTYLEMTGGDLRGAQAYSRHANLNTLKFYDDNRKQLQKKASAKLAETISWQKNSDESSEVRK; this is encoded by the coding sequence ATGGAAACATCAGGGTTAGTTCGCTTAGAAATCGATGAGTCGGCAGTTGATGTCGATTTGCTTAGAGCAGTCTTGGTGGAGAAAACCAAACCCTCCACGCGGGAAGGGTATACCAAGGATCTGGTGGACTTCTTTTTATTCGTGACCCAAGGGGAAATGGTCTATGGAGTTGAGGGACCGAAGCGCAAAAGTGAGATAAAGGCGCAGGTGAAGGTGGAACTATCCCGGCTGAGTCAGTCCTTTGTGGGGATTGGCCGATTGAAGGCTTTGGAATTAGCCGCTCGGTATCGGGAATGTATGATGCAGCGAGGGTTGCAGGCAAATACAATCAATCGAAGATTGTCCGCAGTGAAGTCCATGGTGCGGATGGCCAGACGTTTGGAGATGTGTGATTGGACATTAGCGGAAGTAGATGGCTTAACGGTAAAACCTTATCGGGATACTCGGGGAATTACAGCCTCTCAATTTCGACTGATGATGGTGTTTGTCAATCGGTTTTCTTTGGCTGGGGCTCGGGATTTCGCAATGTTGACGCTGTTGTGGGAGGCGGGATTGCGACGGTCTGAGCTGGTGGGCTGTGATGTCCGTCATTTTGACTCGGAGCAAAAACGGTTGTCGATTTTGGGGAAAGGAAGGAACGAAAGAGAGTGGATTGATTTGACGGAAAGTGGGGTACGAGCGATTTCAGAGTGGCTGGAACAAAGAGAGGTTTATGCCCTCACGGAGCCGTTGTTTATCTCGTTGGATCGGGCGAATTGGGGGTCGCGGTTGTCAGGGACATCGGTATATCGAATTGTTCGGGCATTGGCGAAGAAGGCGGGGGTAAGTGAGAACTTTGGACCTCACAAAGTCCGCCATAGTGGGACAACCACCTATTTAGAGATGACGGGTGGGGACTTGCGCGGAGCACAGGCGTATTCCCGACACGCCAATCTGAATACGCTCAAGTTCTATGATGACAATCGCAAACAGCTTCAGAAGAAGGCTTCTGCGAAATTGGCGGAGACGATTTCTTGGCAGAAGAATTCTGATGAATCATCAGAGGTAAGAAAATAG
- a CDS encoding type II toxin-antitoxin system VapC family toxin — protein sequence MSQDLLVLDTHIWIWLLNGNIGRLSSEGLSAIEKASQSAQLGVSAISVWEVGMLESKGRLRLSKGCLDWVREALTAPGLRLLPLTPEIAIESSRLPGQIHGDPADRILAATARILNGTLVTQDLKLLAYGEQAYLSVLQG from the coding sequence GTGTCTCAGGACTTACTCGTGTTGGATACCCATATCTGGATTTGGCTCTTGAATGGGAATATAGGCCGTCTGTCATCTGAGGGACTATCTGCCATTGAGAAGGCGAGTCAATCGGCACAGTTGGGGGTCAGTGCCATCTCTGTTTGGGAGGTGGGGATGTTGGAGTCAAAGGGACGACTGCGGTTGTCAAAGGGGTGTTTGGATTGGGTGCGGGAAGCGTTGACTGCCCCTGGCTTGAGACTATTGCCGCTAACCCCTGAAATCGCGATTGAAAGCTCTCGGTTGCCAGGGCAAATCCATGGTGATCCAGCAGATCGGATACTGGCAGCTACGGCTCGGATCTTAAATGGGACATTGGTGACCCAAGATCTAAAGTTGTTGGCATATGGAGAGCAGGCTTATTTGTCTGTGCTGCAAGGGTAG
- a CDS encoding type II toxin-antitoxin system Phd/YefM family antitoxin — MQQMGAGQFKAQCLKLMDQVQQTHEEIVITKHGQPVAKLVPVENDSQTSILGYMKDSVQVTGDIVSPVNEVWEADT; from the coding sequence ATGCAGCAGATGGGAGCGGGTCAATTCAAAGCCCAATGTTTGAAGCTGATGGATCAGGTGCAGCAGACCCATGAAGAGATTGTGATTACTAAACATGGGCAGCCGGTGGCTAAGTTAGTGCCGGTTGAGAATGACTCCCAAACGTCAATTTTGGGCTATATGAAGGACTCGGTTCAGGTGACGGGTGATATTGTCTCGCCAGTGAATGAGGTTTGGGAGGCAGATACCTAG
- a CDS encoding type II toxin-antitoxin system HicA family toxin, with the protein MPKKIREIKAMLKEAGFISRPGKGSHSNWKHPQLPQVITVARKDGADAPLYLERKVQKALQQLEALSNDSD; encoded by the coding sequence ATGCCTAAGAAGATTCGTGAGATCAAGGCTATGCTCAAGGAGGCTGGGTTTATCTCCCGACCGGGCAAAGGCTCTCACAGTAACTGGAAGCATCCTCAATTGCCCCAGGTGATCACGGTTGCCCGCAAAGATGGGGCAGATGCCCCACTCTATTTGGAACGCAAAGTGCAGAAAGCGCTACAGCAATTGGAGGCGTTATCGAATGACTCAGACTAA
- a CDS encoding type II toxin-antitoxin system HicB family antitoxin — protein MTQTKYRMVIEWSEEDQCYVVSLPEFDRVMQPVTDGQTYEEAAKHGQEAIESLMEFYEAEGWTLPAPQMMQMV, from the coding sequence ATGACTCAGACTAAGTATCGAATGGTGATCGAGTGGTCGGAAGAGGATCAATGCTATGTAGTGTCGTTACCAGAATTTGACCGGGTGATGCAGCCCGTTACTGATGGCCAAACCTATGAAGAGGCTGCTAAACATGGGCAGGAAGCCATAGAATCCTTGATGGAATTCTACGAAGCGGAAGGCTGGACTTTGCCTGCCCCTCAAATGATGCAAATGGTTTAG
- a CDS encoding calcium-binding protein, protein MEEFTYSKIGDSVIVKPGTKDPDFSIEIGGWQGRVSDAPFDEEIIGIEWDSETLMNMPSSFIAKCEQQGWGWDQTYLDPKDIEPTTARDSLEDVEKAYQQIQIEHAWDFLGPEAKGVKQVLAGIDPYDQWSMLSKWEHHLSNVLNLPFEAKVIDFQEGCPSMSRENLTVQNLVKGNVKQGLQVMAHRKSRIYQLSLSNLEAIDRASSNYQYLREYVVWFTNRGY, encoded by the coding sequence ATGGAAGAATTTACTTACTCCAAAATAGGTGATTCGGTGATAGTTAAACCTGGTACGAAAGACCCCGATTTCAGCATTGAGATAGGTGGTTGGCAAGGTCGTGTGTCAGACGCCCCGTTTGATGAAGAAATTATTGGTATCGAATGGGATAGTGAAACTTTAATGAACATGCCTTCATCCTTCATTGCAAAGTGTGAGCAACAAGGGTGGGGATGGGACCAAACTTATCTAGATCCAAAAGACATTGAACCAACCACAGCACGCGATTCTCTAGAGGATGTAGAAAAAGCCTACCAACAAATACAAATCGAACATGCTTGGGACTTTCTGGGACCAGAAGCAAAAGGTGTCAAGCAGGTCCTTGCTGGCATTGATCCTTACGATCAATGGAGTATGTTGAGCAAATGGGAACATCACCTCAGTAATGTTTTAAATTTACCGTTTGAAGCGAAAGTAATAGATTTCCAGGAAGGATGCCCTTCAATGTCAAGAGAAAATCTTACTGTGCAAAATCTCGTTAAGGGCAATGTTAAGCAAGGTCTGCAAGTGATGGCCCATCGTAAAAGTCGTATTTATCAGTTGTCCCTTAGCAATTTAGAAGCCATTGATAGGGCATCATCAAATTACCAATATTTAAGAGAATATGTTGTTTGGTTTACAAATAGGGGGTATTGA
- a CDS encoding DUF4351 domain-containing protein, protein MTQQESIDHDGLFKELIETFFWEFLDLFLPQVLDYVERGPVTFLYQEVFSSIGAEEKRIIDLLAQVQFRGQDSYFLFHIEPQSSVQADFEKRMFYYFARLHEKYDLPIYPVVIFSYDSPQKEADNSYKVEFPDFQVLQFNFRDIQLNRLNWRDFLKRDNPVASALMAKMQIAKEDRPRVKVECLRMLATLQLDPARTEFISQFIDTYLRLEANEEQRFQIEIDTLELGEREAIMQTLTSWEERGWQKGEVSIVLRQLNRKFNQLSPEMETQIQSLEVDQLESLSEALLEFESLDDLNAWLQNLENS, encoded by the coding sequence GTGACACAACAGGAGTCCATTGACCATGATGGTCTGTTCAAAGAACTGATCGAGACGTTCTTTTGGGAATTCTTAGATTTGTTTTTACCCCAAGTCTTAGACTATGTGGAGCGTGGACCCGTCACGTTTTTGTATCAGGAAGTCTTCAGCAGTATTGGCGCGGAGGAGAAGCGTATCATTGACTTGCTGGCTCAAGTCCAGTTTCGAGGACAGGACAGCTACTTTCTATTTCACATAGAACCCCAATCGTCAGTTCAAGCGGACTTTGAGAAACGCATGTTCTACTACTTTGCACGATTGCATGAGAAATATGATTTGCCCATTTACCCAGTGGTGATTTTTTCTTATGACAGCCCCCAAAAGGAAGCAGACAATAGCTACAAAGTTGAGTTTCCCGATTTCCAGGTTCTGCAGTTCAATTTTCGAGACATTCAACTGAATCGTTTGAACTGGAGAGATTTTCTGAAACGGGATAATCCTGTGGCGTCGGCATTAATGGCCAAGATGCAGATTGCTAAAGAGGATCGGCCACGAGTCAAAGTGGAGTGTTTGAGGATGCTGGCTACCTTGCAGCTTGATCCAGCTAGAACAGAGTTCATTTCTCAATTTATCGACACGTATCTCCGACTAGAAGCAAACGAGGAGCAACGCTTTCAAATAGAAATTGATACATTAGAATTAGGAGAACGAGAAGCCATCATGCAAACTTTGACTAGCTGGGAAGAAAGGGGTTGGCAAAAAGGAGAGGTGAGTATTGTTCTACGTCAACTTAATCGGAAGTTTAATCAGCTTTCTCCCGAAATGGAAACTCAAATTCAATCCTTAGAGGTTGATCAACTTGAATCACTGAGCGAAGCACTTTTGGAATTCGAGAGCTTAGATGATTTGAATGCTTGGTTGCAAAATTTGGAGAATTCCTAA
- a CDS encoding alkene reductase yields the protein MTATGTSPTLLSSFNLHNLPLSNRIVMAPMTRSRAGEEMLANAMMAEYYAQRASTGLIVTEGTFISDQAIGWQHVPGIYTQEQTQAWQVVTKAVHEKGGKIFLQLWHCGRASHSSFHQDHQLPVAPSAIKLEGDSIHTPLGKQPYETPRALSTDEIPLVVEDYRQAAINAKTAGFDGVEIHSANGYLLDSFLQSKTNQRQDRYGGTLENRYRFLKEVVEAISQVWPTHRIGVRLSPNGVFNDMGSPDYRETFLYVAQQLNAFDLAYLHILDGLAFGFHELGEPMQLSEFRSVYNGTIIGNCGYSQEDADDRISNGNADLIAFGRPFISNPDLVERFTNGWPLNPPAEQSIWYSFEREGYTDFPIYSESQA from the coding sequence ATGACAGCAACAGGAACATCCCCGACATTACTCAGCAGTTTCAATCTTCATAATTTGCCGCTTTCCAATCGGATAGTCATGGCTCCTATGACAAGATCGCGAGCTGGGGAAGAAATGTTGGCGAATGCAATGATGGCTGAATACTACGCTCAACGGGCATCAACAGGCTTGATTGTCACAGAAGGAACCTTTATCTCAGACCAAGCCATCGGTTGGCAGCATGTCCCTGGAATTTACACCCAAGAGCAAACCCAAGCTTGGCAAGTAGTAACTAAAGCTGTTCATGAAAAAGGGGGTAAGATTTTTCTGCAACTTTGGCATTGTGGGCGAGCTTCTCACAGCAGCTTTCATCAGGATCATCAGCTTCCTGTAGCCCCCTCAGCTATCAAACTTGAGGGGGACTCAATTCATACCCCACTAGGCAAGCAGCCCTATGAAACCCCACGTGCTTTAAGTACCGATGAGATTCCACTGGTTGTTGAGGATTATCGACAAGCTGCTATCAATGCCAAAACGGCTGGCTTTGACGGTGTGGAAATTCACAGTGCCAACGGTTATCTGCTCGATAGCTTCCTGCAAAGTAAAACTAATCAACGCCAAGATCGTTACGGTGGAACTTTGGAGAATCGCTATCGATTTCTAAAGGAAGTCGTAGAGGCAATTTCCCAAGTCTGGCCAACTCACCGCATCGGTGTGCGGCTTTCGCCGAATGGCGTCTTTAACGACATGGGGTCACCAGACTATCGTGAAACTTTCTTGTATGTAGCTCAGCAGTTAAATGCCTTTGATCTAGCTTATCTCCACATACTAGACGGTCTGGCCTTTGGATTCCATGAGTTAGGTGAACCCATGCAATTATCAGAATTCAGGTCTGTCTATAACGGAACCATCATTGGCAATTGTGGTTACAGTCAAGAGGATGCAGACGATAGAATTTCGAACGGTAACGCTGACTTAATCGCTTTTGGCCGACCGTTCATCAGCAATCCAGATCTAGTGGAACGTTTCACAAACGGCTGGCCCTTAAACCCACCTGCAGAGCAGAGTATTTGGTATTCATTCGAGAGGGAAGGATACACAGACTTCCCAATCTATTCAGAATCCCAAGCCTAA
- a CDS encoding helix-turn-helix transcriptional regulator, whose translation MKLSKPAVSCCSSLLAGRLTLDEATHLAVAFRVLGEPARLRMLSLIAAQPNGEVCACELAEPLGLSQPTVSHHLKVMYKVGLLERERRGTWIYYRMLPEKLALLRESLS comes from the coding sequence ATGAAGTTATCTAAACCTGCTGTATCTTGCTGCTCCTCTTTACTGGCGGGTCGTCTGACACTAGATGAGGCGACTCACCTCGCTGTTGCTTTTCGCGTTTTAGGTGAACCTGCACGGTTGCGAATGCTTAGTTTGATTGCAGCGCAGCCAAATGGAGAGGTTTGTGCGTGTGAGTTAGCAGAGCCATTAGGACTGTCGCAACCAACCGTGAGTCATCATCTCAAGGTGATGTATAAGGTAGGTTTGCTGGAGCGGGAGCGACGAGGAACATGGATCTACTACAGGATGTTGCCAGAGAAGTTAGCATTGTTGCGAGAATCACTCTCGTAA
- a CDS encoding ArsI/CadI family heavy metal resistance metalloenzyme, which translates to MSRVQLALNVSNIDSAVDFYSKLFATEPAKRRQGYANFAIAEPPLKLVLIENPEAVDKLNHLGIEVESPEQVIHASDRLQQTDLSVTPQTQSTCCYALQDKVWVKDPDGADWEVYAVLEDSATFGISQKTASPVCCS; encoded by the coding sequence ATGTCTCGTGTTCAATTGGCTCTCAACGTTAGTAATATCGACTCTGCTGTTGATTTCTACAGCAAGTTATTTGCGACTGAGCCAGCAAAACGTCGTCAAGGCTATGCTAACTTCGCCATCGCTGAACCACCCTTGAAGCTAGTGCTGATTGAAAACCCTGAAGCAGTAGACAAGTTAAATCACCTGGGAATTGAGGTAGAGTCGCCTGAACAGGTTATACACGCCAGCGATCGCCTTCAGCAAACTGACTTATCCGTGACGCCTCAAACCCAATCTACTTGCTGCTACGCTTTGCAAGACAAAGTTTGGGTGAAAGATCCAGACGGTGCTGACTGGGAAGTCTATGCTGTTTTGGAGGATTCTGCAACCTTTGGCATATCTCAGAAAACTGCATCGCCAGTTTGTTGCTCGTAG
- the rpaB gene encoding response regulator transcription factor RpaB, producing MPEFMNNQSNEQHSILVVDDEGPIRRILDTRLSMMGYQVFTAADGVEALEIFDRQHPDLIVLDVMMPRLDGYGVCRAIRKTSRVPIIMLTALSEVRDRITGLEMGADDYMVKPFSPKELESRVRCIIRRMGSLKPFNYRVTGVINIGSLRIDTNKRKVFRGQERIILTHMEFSLLELLASTPGAVVSRQELLEKVWGYSTGSIVDSRVVDVHVSRLRNKLKADQLGYELIHTVRGVGYTLKCE from the coding sequence ATGCCTGAATTCATGAATAATCAGAGCAATGAGCAGCATTCTATCTTGGTAGTTGATGATGAAGGGCCGATTCGACGAATTTTAGACACTAGACTATCCATGATGGGCTATCAGGTCTTCACTGCTGCTGATGGTGTAGAAGCACTAGAAATCTTTGATCGTCAACACCCTGATTTGATTGTTCTGGATGTGATGATGCCCAGGCTGGATGGATATGGTGTCTGTCGGGCCATCCGCAAGACCTCGAGAGTTCCGATCATTATGCTGACGGCACTTTCTGAGGTAAGAGATCGGATTACCGGCTTAGAAATGGGTGCGGATGATTACATGGTCAAGCCCTTTTCACCTAAGGAACTAGAATCTCGAGTGCGATGCATCATACGCCGAATGGGTTCTCTAAAACCTTTTAATTATCGAGTGACCGGAGTGATAAACATCGGTTCACTCCGGATTGACACCAACAAGCGGAAGGTATTCAGAGGACAAGAACGTATCATACTAACCCACATGGAATTTAGTCTGTTAGAACTATTGGCTAGTACCCCAGGAGCAGTAGTTTCTCGTCAAGAGCTGTTAGAGAAAGTGTGGGGATATAGTACTGGGAGCATCGTTGACTCGCGAGTAGTTGATGTCCATGTGTCTCGCCTACGGAATAAGCTCAAAGCCGATCAATTAGGATATGAACTCATCCATACGGTTCGAGGGGTAGGTTATACACTGAAATGCGAATAA
- a CDS encoding ribonuclease catalytic domain-containing protein codes for MPTATSEKLNQLRAQLHDCSNPIAAKLLKSTIAKLEAQLGTGQAQASKIDQRQAALRPSQKQAKQKASQQQRTTLKPPPPTNQESQPPKERPSSPRQDSSIAKPEETPKNKTRFSPDVFRVAKQLVLADELWNRPQVKGITIDGPTSRDLDDAIWIEATESGAVLSVHIADVSELVEMGSILDKVALSRTVTRYFSNGNAPMLPRPLSEDKLSLLEGKARPTVTVQVTLDPNAQMVDVKLFESWLVSQKRFTYAEASQPKSSTPFQNTLEMAHLWASHLYRNRLTSGSIGATQTAQGQWLTEEGSLIQGKLHPSHILIQEFMILANLAVAQWLADQDIPALYRNHTARAIAPDRETMYQTLLTLGSNAAIRQRLHSWMNRAVYSPVLIGHFALNLPAYCHFTSPIRRVADLINHRIVKARLKQQDLPYTQSELAELGQHIAQVKDEHKEQASEFFKAAHQKVYQEQLQTPEDLANLSGKEFTRLLKYAVESQGVDHLRSELVNRLDAEQLAVQDLYLLLFQSKELELHQQVIQYLSGHIHDAASVITIASNREGNWEAFKYLEAENKPPFHVWLEVNISGDSITTIRPATHSRKQPARHHACLMWLEAYLQNSLVTPEARVQPPLPEDQLSSKASAPSNNSAASLSKAMQTALMKPLSGGQNFVGMLLDVCQTLRWENPEYEMGSSDDWFICKCELDVLGERLEGSGVAKKKKLAKSLAAKEVLEQVRELAPQHWEEWFPGVAFSQPKNLTNQ; via the coding sequence ATGCCTACTGCTACTTCTGAGAAGCTAAACCAGCTCCGAGCGCAGCTCCACGACTGCAGCAACCCAATTGCTGCCAAGCTACTCAAAAGTACGATTGCAAAACTTGAGGCTCAGTTAGGCACAGGCCAGGCCCAAGCATCCAAGATAGATCAACGGCAAGCCGCACTCAGGCCATCTCAGAAACAGGCCAAACAGAAAGCCTCACAACAGCAACGCACAACGCTAAAACCCCCACCACCCACAAATCAGGAGTCGCAACCTCCAAAAGAGCGGCCTTCTTCTCCCCGACAAGACTCTTCTATAGCAAAGCCTGAAGAAACACCCAAGAATAAGACCCGCTTCTCACCTGACGTTTTCAGAGTAGCCAAGCAGCTCGTCCTCGCGGATGAACTCTGGAATCGTCCCCAGGTCAAAGGCATCACCATCGATGGTCCTACTTCACGGGACCTAGATGACGCTATCTGGATAGAAGCGACTGAATCAGGGGCAGTCCTCTCTGTGCATATTGCTGATGTCTCCGAACTGGTGGAGATGGGCTCAATATTGGACAAAGTGGCCCTCTCTCGCACAGTCACGCGCTATTTCAGCAATGGGAATGCACCCATGCTGCCCAGACCCTTGTCCGAAGATAAGCTGAGCCTGCTGGAAGGCAAAGCCCGACCCACCGTTACCGTTCAGGTTACCCTCGACCCGAACGCCCAGATGGTTGACGTCAAACTCTTTGAGTCCTGGCTGGTGAGTCAAAAACGCTTTACCTATGCCGAAGCTTCTCAGCCTAAATCATCCACTCCTTTTCAAAACACACTGGAAATGGCCCATCTATGGGCCTCCCATCTATACCGAAATCGGCTGACATCCGGTTCAATTGGCGCGACCCAGACGGCTCAAGGTCAGTGGCTCACGGAAGAAGGTAGCCTTATCCAAGGCAAACTTCATCCCAGTCATATCCTTATTCAAGAATTTATGATCCTGGCGAACCTCGCCGTCGCTCAATGGCTGGCCGATCAGGATATCCCAGCGCTGTATCGGAATCATACCGCCAGAGCCATTGCCCCAGATCGGGAAACGATGTACCAGACGTTGTTGACGCTGGGGTCTAATGCTGCCATTCGACAGCGGTTGCACAGTTGGATGAACCGGGCCGTGTATAGCCCCGTCTTGATAGGGCACTTTGCCCTGAACCTTCCCGCCTATTGCCACTTCACCAGTCCGATTCGCAGAGTTGCAGACCTGATCAACCATCGGATTGTCAAAGCCCGCCTCAAGCAGCAAGACCTACCCTATACCCAGTCTGAACTGGCAGAATTGGGACAGCATATTGCCCAAGTCAAGGATGAGCATAAAGAGCAGGCCTCGGAGTTCTTCAAAGCAGCCCATCAAAAGGTCTACCAGGAGCAACTTCAGACCCCCGAAGACTTAGCAAATCTCTCTGGGAAAGAATTCACACGACTCCTGAAATATGCGGTTGAGTCTCAGGGGGTTGATCACCTTCGCAGTGAACTTGTGAACCGGTTAGACGCTGAGCAATTAGCCGTACAGGATCTCTACCTATTGCTCTTTCAGTCCAAAGAACTTGAGCTACATCAGCAAGTGATTCAGTATCTGTCTGGCCATATCCATGATGCGGCGAGTGTGATCACCATTGCCTCCAATCGAGAAGGGAACTGGGAAGCATTTAAATATCTGGAAGCGGAGAATAAACCACCATTCCATGTTTGGTTAGAGGTGAACATATCAGGAGACTCTATAACGACGATTCGTCCCGCCACTCATTCCCGCAAACAACCCGCTCGTCATCACGCATGTTTGATGTGGTTAGAAGCCTATCTCCAGAACAGCTTGGTCACTCCAGAAGCGCGTGTACAGCCTCCGTTACCAGAGGATCAATTATCGTCTAAAGCTTCAGCTCCTAGCAACAACAGTGCAGCCTCCCTATCCAAAGCGATGCAGACTGCTTTGATGAAACCACTCAGTGGTGGTCAGAATTTTGTTGGGATGTTGTTAGATGTTTGCCAGACATTGAGATGGGAGAATCCAGAGTATGAAATGGGCAGCTCAGATGATTGGTTTATCTGTAAATGTGAGCTGGATGTTCTGGGTGAACGGCTGGAAGGTAGCGGGGTGGCGAAGAAGAAAAAATTGGCTAAGAGTCTGGCTGCTAAAGAGGTACTGGAGCAAGTACGAGAGCTTGCACCTCAGCATTGGGAGGAGTGGTTTCCAGGAGTAGCATTCAGCCAGCCTAAGAATCTGACCAACCAATAA
- a CDS encoding GNAT family N-acetyltransferase, with product MKSEPIVMSWEEYELMPWRLGWKHEYFNGMAYLTPRQQSVLTVIEVAPRNDTPQSFKIRPVVSTDVLELKHLFFEIFHDSVEYCNYEERDIQESAQSCIDNYFAAVKGEPSKVSCVAISPEGELIGIALIIEQPERYPYLRLLGVSPSWQRRGVATSLMATILNQLVSTPFTQLESRYFLANEASRNWHHRFGFQDQLDLFVARLFYRHAQHELWRQEKLGQLPEKDLSRLASEVEQWQAEVDRQEVAFEATYTRELS from the coding sequence GTGAAGAGTGAACCCATCGTCATGTCCTGGGAAGAGTATGAACTCATGCCTTGGCGGTTGGGCTGGAAGCATGAATATTTCAATGGGATGGCTTACCTCACGCCCAGACAGCAATCTGTTCTGACCGTCATCGAGGTTGCCCCCCGAAACGATACCCCGCAGTCCTTCAAGATCCGACCTGTTGTGTCAACGGATGTACTTGAGCTCAAGCATCTATTCTTTGAGATCTTTCACGACTCCGTTGAATATTGCAATTATGAAGAGCGGGATATTCAAGAATCAGCCCAAAGCTGTATTGACAACTATTTTGCCGCAGTCAAAGGTGAACCCTCAAAAGTGTCATGCGTTGCCATTTCACCTGAGGGGGAACTCATTGGCATAGCTCTCATAATTGAGCAGCCTGAACGGTATCCCTATCTTCGGTTGTTAGGCGTCTCCCCATCTTGGCAACGCCGAGGTGTCGCAACCAGCCTAATGGCGACAATACTCAACCAGCTCGTTAGCACTCCATTTACCCAGCTAGAGAGTCGATATTTCCTGGCGAATGAAGCGAGCAGAAACTGGCACCATCGATTTGGATTCCAGGATCAGCTCGACTTGTTCGTCGCTCGTCTATTTTACCGGCATGCTCAGCATGAATTATGGCGACAGGAAAAACTTGGTCAACTCCCGGAGAAAGACCTGTCCCGTTTGGCATCTGAAGTGGAGCAATGGCAGGCTGAAGTAGACCGTCAGGAAGTGGCCTTTGAAGCCACTTATACTCGTGAACTGTCCTAA